Proteins from one Phocoena sinus isolate mPhoSin1 chromosome 8, mPhoSin1.pri, whole genome shotgun sequence genomic window:
- the LOC116758109 gene encoding LOW QUALITY PROTEIN: olfactory receptor 8B4-like (The sequence of the model RefSeq protein was modified relative to this genomic sequence to represent the inferred CDS: inserted 4 bases in 3 codons): MALRNSSSVTESILVGLSEQLELQLPLFLLFLGIYVFTVVGNLGLITLTGLNSSLHIPMYFFLFNLSFIDLCFSCVFTPQMLNDFVSENFISYVGCMTQLFFFCFFVSSECGVLVSMAYDCYVAICNPLLYVVTTSPHVCSLMMFGSYVIGFSGAMAHTRSILRLTFRDSNIVDHYLCEVPPLLAALLHVSXVNELVLFIVVGVVITIPLISIFISXALILSSILRIPSTEGRSKAFSTCGSQVAVTLFFGSGAFTYLKTSFPGSMDHSKFASVFYTGVVPMLXPLIYSLRNKDVKVALRKTLERVLF, translated from the exons ATGGCTCTGAGAAACAGCTCCTCAGTGACTGAGTCTATCCTTGTGGGATTATCAGAACAATTAGAGCTGCAGCTCCCCCTCTTCCTACTGTTCTTAGGGATCTATGTGTTTACTGTGGTGGGCAACTTGGGCTTGATCACCTTAACTGGGCTGAATTCTAGCCTTCACATTCCTATGTACTTTTTCCTCTTCAACTTGTCTTTTATAGATCTCTGTTTTTCCTGTGTGTTTACCCCCCAAATGCTGAATGATTTTGTGTCAGAAAACTTCATTTCTTATGTGGGATGCATGACTCaactatttttcttctgtttctttgtcaGTTCTGAGTGCGGTGTGTTGGTATCGATGGCTTATGATTGCTATGTAGCTATCTGCAATCCTCTGCTGTACGTGGTCACCACATCGCCTCATGTCTGTTCTCTGATGATGTTCGGTTCGTATGTGATAGGGTTTTCTGGGGCCATGGCCCACACCAGAAGCATACTGAGACTGACCTTCCGTGATTCCAACATCGTTGACCATTACCTGTGTGAAGTCCCCCCCCTTCTTGCAGCTCTCCTGCACGTGT ACGTCAATGAGCTGgtgctttttattgttgttggcGTGGTCATCACAATACCCCTTATCAGTATATTCATCTC CGCTTTGATTCTCTCCAGTATCCTCCGTATTCCTTCCACTGAGGGCAGGTCCAAAGCCTTTAGCACATGTGGCTCCCAAGTTGCTGTGACTCTGTTCTTTGGGTCAGGGGCATTCACCTATTTGAAAACCTCTTTTCCTGGATCTATGGACCACAGTAAATTTGCCTCAGTCTTCTACACCGGTGTGGTTCCCATGC ACCCTCTGATCTACAGTTTGAGGAATAAGGATGTTAAAGTTGCTCTGAGAAAAACCCTGGAGAGAGTGCTCTTCTGA